CATCTaccttaatttttttctttttcaaatctcGTAACAATTCCAAAACCATCGAAACGTCTAGACTGACAGTGgatgaatttaaaaaacagtTGAGTAAATGCTTGATGCGACTTAATTCTGAATTTACTCGGGACATATTGTACCATCTCTGAATGTTTACCATGTCGCCACAAAAAACCAAAGCCTGAACTATagagagaaaaatattcgGACTATACAAATTTCGAAATTTGTGGTCATACTGTTTTACTAATGGAAGAATCATCTCTGTCATGTTGTATTTTACCAGAGCAGACATGAGTCTGCTAAAAACATCAAACGATGGAATTTGGTTTGCATTTGAAATGCTTTGAAGAGCTAGTTTGAAAGCATCGGGTGAACGGTTTGACACCGTAGATATGTAAAGAAGTAagttcaaaatttttttgtcaCGGGCGATTTTAGGACGCTTAgcaattattttcttgtaAAGCGATATCGCctcttcaaatttattctGCCGGACAAGGGACTCTATCATAAGGCGACAAGCAGTGAAAGAACTCCAATGATGAGTCCGATACATTTCGTCAAACATATATATGGCTATCTGATAATCCCCTCTTTTTGTCAGAAAGCCCAAGTATTGGGTATAAAGGACTTCGTTAGCTCTGTCAGACCGAGGATACAACTTGGTAAGCAATTTCAGAAGGTTCGGAGGGTTTGAAATATtcttaaaacaaaaagtaaaaatagaACGTAGAGGATGATTCAAAGTTCGAACATCGGTTAATTCCTTACACAATGCTTTAGGAATCTGTGCGAACAAATGCAGAACGTATTCTGAACCGCCAAGACGATTAAGATGCCGAAATACTTTTGATATTTCTTCAGAAGAACAAGTGTATTGACGACTTGATTTATATGAAAAATAGgaggaaaataaatagcaGAATGCAAATGGCAAAtcttgttttatttttgggtTATCCAATAGCATATGATTACAGCATTCACATACcttgtttaaaaaaggaagtaAGTCTAAAGTGAAAAAGGGAAGTAGCAAATCAAGCATATAAGCTCGGACTTGAAGGGTCGGGTTGGTGGATGTTTTCCAATTAACCAGCGGTATCCTTGAGTCCGAATTAGGAAAACAAGGACTTTTTGTATTGTTCGAGCATTCataaatatcattaattttttcgacatttcttttaacaTCAGATTCATTAACAGTTGTTTGATTCGCAATAGCGttatcatttttgaaaacactCATAGAGTTGAATGTGTGACTCTGTTGGAATGCAGGCCAATACTTCAAAGGTTGTGGAAACCATAGTAGCGGTGTATTGAAACGCCAAAAGCACCATATATGCCTATAGGCAAACGACTTGGACATGTAATAACCTGAAATTAGACTCTGTGaaagtcaaaaaattacaaagaTAAAGTGATTATGaggaaaagagaaaaataaatgctaTAACTTGAAAGTGAAGTGATATAatgcaaaaagaaagcaagGTCAAACAGAGTTAAAGTATAAACACTATGCCacaatttcaatttgaaCAATTGCTTTGGACCCACTaacttaataaaatgaGAAGTGTACTTAGGAAATAGAACAAGTAGAACAGCTTTATGGCAGCTACTTGAGAAGTTCTTGTATGGCAAAGTGAGAATGCGACAGTCTAGAGAGCACTAGAGTATTAAAGGCCACGTTCTTTAAATAGTTTTCTGCGTATGAATTTCATGAAACAAATATCTACAAAGTTTATAACACGTGGAAAAGCTCAAAGCCCGAGTAATGGCTCCAtaacaaattgaaaagcttATTGTGTAGAACCATCAATTGCCTTTCGTAACCAAAGTAATGTATCGAAAGCTGACAACGGACTTTTCAACTTAATGATCCTTCAACTTCGGCTtaaaaaacctttttttttaaataactgTGGAAAGTGTTTAGGGCAAACTCTCCAAATGTGCTTGGAAACTATACAGCGGTCTACACTTTGCATTTGACAAAATTGTGAATTCCAAAATACCGTTATGTTTTATAGCGAGACATAATGAGACCTAATGAAGGAAGAAGCAGATACTACCAAGAGTATTTTACCTAGAACCCTTACCGATAATTTCCTACGTTTTATAAGTTTCATCAGGAAATACATTGGATTTTggttatttctttattaagGTATTTGATTTGAGATCGAAGAATTCTGGGATCAATTAGAATGGCTAATCACTCGAGTTCGTCCAGTGATCAAGGaacgaaaaagaaaggattTAAATTTCGCCAATTGCCCGAGCATGCTTATCAGGGAAAGGCTAAGAGAATTAAACAAGATTTGATTCTAAAAGCAAAGACAAAAAAGCACTTTTACAAGAATGTTAGACCAGAAGAGTATATAAAAAAGGGCTCAGGTGAAAGGAAACGaaaattctcaaaaaagAGTCATTTGCAAGAATTGTACGAACGATCAGAAGAAAAACGAAGAATTCAGCAAGAAAAGGAGGATGCAAAGGTTCAAAAACGATtggaaattgaaaaaaagcagaAGGATCGAGAACAGACCAGAAATATGCTCAGCAAAAAAACGAAACGTGGGCAACCAATAATGCGAAACCAGATCAACCATTTGCTTGCAAAAGTGAAGCAAACGTCTTGAGCATGTATGTTTTAGTGAAGCAATCTCTGATGTTCTGCCATACAACACGCAcacaaaaattgaaatctTTATTAATTGGGTTGCATAggatattgtttttttttgttaaggGTTCGAAGactgattttttaatattctctgtatttgtttatgagcattttgttttaccggatttattttaaaattgtgaTATATACAAttcttaaatatttttttttataattatacTTCCAATACGGCAAGATACATTTGACGTTAATATATTGTCTTACACagtttatttacatttcatTAGTTTTCGTTAGTTACTGTAACGAAACAATTAAGTATGCTATAAAGTTGTTATATAGGGTAGGGTTTACGAACAGTCACAGTTTGTTTCCATAAGCTAAAGAGCTTGTATGAACTGAGAAAAAACCACAACGCAAGATGGCTACGTCGAGTCTCACCCCGGGCGTCTCTCTTGATGAGAATGGCAGcatcaaacttttcaacaaGTTCCCTTTTGAGGGCGTTGAAGTTAAGGACATCTCCTTGGTGTaagttttaatatttacgGGTCAAAATAGGTTGAGTACGCGATTGCGCGGATTGTTTTTTTAGGAGAGAATTAGTTGACTTTTGATAATGATGTAGAtgatcttttttcttcattttacATCTATAGTACTCAACATAATGGAAATTAGGATTTGACCCCCTTTAACACGgactttcattttttatttgtttctaTAATTTGCTAACTTCATTAGTGATTACATTACCATTGGCAATGGTCAACCTCTCCCTCACACCGCTGGCCGTTTCCAGACCAAGAGGTTCCGTAAGGCCCGCTGCTTCATTGTCGAACGTTTGACCAACAGCTTGATGATGAACGGCCGTAACAACGGTAAGAAGCTCTTGGCCACTCGCATTGTCAAGCATGCTTTTGAGATCATTGCTCTCTTGACCGACCAAAACCCTCTCCAAGTTTTGGTTGATGCCGTTGCTGCCTGTGGTCCTCGTGAAGACTCCACTCGTATTGGTAGTGCTGGTACTGTTCGTCGTCAAGCCGTTGATGTTTCTCCTCTTCGTCGTGTCAACCAAGCTCTTGCTCTTATCACTATCGGTGCTCGTGAGGCTGCTTTCCGTAACGTCAAGTCCATTTCTGAATGCTTGGCTGAAGAAATCATCAATGCTGCTAAGGGCTCTTCCAACTCTTACGCCATCAAGAAGAAGGATGAGCTTGAGCGTGTTGCCAAGAGTAACCGTTAAAGACTTATTTGTATTAATGGATTTTGTTACTCCCTTGCATTTAATCTTTGTGCTTTAACTTCTCGTAGTAAAAGGCAATGTGTAGTTAGtacatttttgcatttttattatgatTGCCACTTATCGTTGTCAATACTAGATCAAAATTGCGGATAAATATAGGTAAAAGTTGTGATACTATACTGATAATGTACATTGATCGATAGGATGAACAAAACGCGTTTAcaatgtaaaatatttttattatgtAATTTCACGCAGCTGTAAAAAATGGCTTTTCTGAATTATTAAACCATGTCTAATTGAATAGCATACAATTAAATAGGAGCACTTTTTTGGTGCTTAAAATCATCGATGATGTAAAGATAGTATAAACAAGCAGTAA
This portion of the Schizosaccharomyces pombe strain 972h- genome assembly, chromosome: I genome encodes:
- the rps5 gene encoding 40S ribosomal protein uS7 — protein: MATSSLTPGVSLDENGSIKLFNKFPFEGVEVKDISLVDYITIGNGQPLPHTAGRFQTKRFRKARCFIVERLTNSLMMNGRNNGKKLLATRIVKHAFEIIALLTDQNPLQVLVDAVAACGPREDSTRIGSAGTVRRQAVDVSPLRRVNQALALITIGAREAAFRNVKSISECLAEEIINAAKGSSNSYAIKKKDELERVAKSNR
- the fyv7 gene encoding rRNA processing protein Fyv7 is translated as MANHSSSSSDQGTKKKGFKFRQLPEHAYQGKAKRIKQDLILKAKTKKHFYKNVRPEEYIKKGSGERKRKFSKKSHLQELYERSEEKRRIQQEKEDAKVQKRLEIEKKQKDREQTRNMLSKKTKRGQPIMRNQINHLLAKVKQTS